The following proteins are encoded in a genomic region of Oncorhynchus keta strain PuntledgeMale-10-30-2019 chromosome 35, Oket_V2, whole genome shotgun sequence:
- the LOC118368630 gene encoding transcriptional adapter 2-beta-like, with amino-acid sequence MRRSCETSVRMPSPRDTAASNNKQEASNMADLGKKYCVNCLADVTNLRLRCTDCPDIELCPECFSAGAEIGNHRRWHGYQQVDGGRFTLWGPEAEGGWTSREEQSLLDAIEQYGFGNWEDMATHVGASRTPQEVMDHYVRMYIHGNLGKACVPESIPNRVTDHTCPSGAPLSPSLTTPLPPLDVTLGEQQQLGYMPLRDDYEIEYDQEAEKLISGLSVNYDDEDVEIEMKRAHVDMYVRKLRERQRRKNVARDYNLVPVFLGRDKKDKEKPGTLGVVGGGGSVGAVGVGGGVVGTLLMLTNPIVTPGAAAVPTVPKRKITKEEKEQRVKLRGMCQFMALREFEDFFDNMHKERVLRVKVRELQRYRRNGIARLDESAEYESARHKREKRKENKSVATSKTGRGGGLCTGGGGGGLGGGAGGGGVSGGAIKEEGKEGEFAAIENLSGFELLSDREKVLCNTLNLSPTRYLTVKTIIIKDHLQKRQGITSKSRLPGYLDKVLKKRILSFLTESGWISRDMT; translated from the exons ATGAGACGCAGTTGTGAGACTTCAGTACGCATGCCCTCCCCGCGCGACACTGCTGCTTCCAACAACAAGCAAGAAGCCAGCAACATGGCCGACCTAGGAAAGAAGTACTGCGTAAACTGCCTTGCAGACGTTACGAATCTGAGACTTCGCTGTACTGACTGCCCAGATATCGAACTGTGTCCGGAATGCTTCTCCGCGGGTGCAGAAATCGGTAATCATCGGCGATGGCACGGTTATCAGCAAGTCGACGGCGGGCGCTTCACACTCTGGGGTCCCGAAGCGGAGGGAGGATGGACTAGCAGGGAAGAGCAGTCGCTACTCGATGCGATCGAGCAATATGGCTTTGGAAACTGG GAGGACATGGCCACTCACGTGGGGGCGTCTCGGACCCCCCAGGAAGTCATGGACCACTACGTCAGAATGTACATTCACGGCAACCTGGGCAAGGCCTGCGTCCCCGAAAGTATCCCCAACCGGGTAACGGACCACACCTGCCCCAGCGGTGCCCCCCTGTCCCCCAGCCTCACCACCCCCCTGCCCCCGCTGGACGTGACCCTGGGCGAGCAGCAACAGCTGGGCTATATGCCCCTTCGCGACGACTACGAAATCGAGTATGACCAGGAGGCAGAGAAGCTCATCAGCGGCCTGTCGGTCAACTACGACGATGAAGACGTGGAGATTGAAATGAAGCGGGCGCACGTGGACATGTACGTGCGCAAGCTGCGGGAGCGTCAGCGCCGCAAGAATGTGGCCCGCGACTACAACCTGGTACCCGTCTTCCTTGGGCGAGATAAGAAGGACAAGGAGAAGCCAGGCACGCTGGGAGTTGTAGGTGGCGGGGGTAGTGTTGGCGCCGTCGGAGTGGGAGGAGGAGTAGTGGGGACCCTTCTGATGCTGACCAATCCCATTGTGACGCCGGGAGCTGCAGCCGTTCCTACAGTGCCAAAGCGTAAGATCACCAAGGAGGAGAAGGAGCAGCGGGTCAAGTTACGGGGGATGTGCCAGTTCATGGCTCTGCGGGAGTTTGAGGACTTCTTTGACAACATGCACAAGGAGCGCGTGCTGCGCGTCAAGGTACGAGAGCTGCAACGATACCGCCGCAACGGCATCGCACGACTGGACGAGTCGGCCGAGTACGAGTCGGCAAGGCACAAACGGGAGAAACGCAAGGAGAACAAGAGTGTGGCTACCTCCAAAACAGGCCGAGGCGGCGGGCTCTgcactgggggaggagggggagggcttGGAGGAGGGGCGGGAGGTGGAGGAGTGAGCGGTGGCGCCATCAAAGAGGAGGGCAAGGAAGGCGAGTTTGCGGCCATTGAGAACCTGTCCGGCTTTGAACTGCTGTCGGACCGGGAGAAGGTGCTGTGTAACACGCTCAACCTCAGCCCCACGCGCTACCTGACCGTCAAGACCATCATCATCAAGGACCACCTTCAGAAGCGCCAGGGCATCACCTCCAAGAGCCGCCTGCCAGGCTACCTGGACAAGGTGCTCAAGAAACGCATCCTCAGCTTCCTCACAGAGAGTGGCTGGATATCCCGAGACATGACCTAA
- the LOC118368631 gene encoding grpE protein homolog 1, mitochondrial-like, giving the protein MASWCVRAVRQSYYVAASPSLLRASPRLLCTAAHQKSGQGAEEDQKAEQSPAEKALVEEKGHLEEQLKEVTDKYTRSLADMENLRTRSQKMVEDAKKYGIQGFCKDLLEVADILEKATDSVPKEEVTSQKNPHLKNLYDGLVMTETQIQKVFAKHGLFKLNPDGGQKFDPYEHEALFHAPVEGKEPGTVAIVTKVGYKLHGRTLRPALVGVAKAP; this is encoded by the exons ATGGCGAGCTGGTGTGTACGAGCTGTAAGACAGAGTTACTATGTTGCGGCATCGCCTTCATTACTAAG ggCATCCCCGCGACTCCTATGCACAGCAGCTCATCAGAAGAGTGGCCAGGGGGCGGAGGAGGACCAGAAGGCTGAGCAGAGCCCTGCAGAAAAGGCCTTGGTTGAGGAGAAGGGTCACCTGGAGGAGCAGCTTAAGGAGGTCACG GACAAGTACACGCGCTCTCTGGCAGACATGGAGAACCTCAGGACGAGGAGTCAGAAGATGGTGGAAGACGCAAAGAAATATG GAATCCAAGGCTTCTGCAAAGACCTGCTGGAGGTGGCAGACATCTTGGAGAAGGCGACGGACAGTGTGCCCAAGGAGGAGGTGACCTCTCAGAAGAACCCCCACCTGAAGAACCTGTACGATGGCCTGGTGATGACAGAGACGCAGATCCAGAAGGTCTTCGCCAAGCACGGCCTGTTCAAGCTCAACCCTGACGGAGGGCAGAAGTTTGACCCCTATGAGCATGAGGCTCTATTTCACGCCCCCGTGGAGGGTAAAGAGCCTGGCACGGTCGCCATAGTAACCAAGGTGGGCTACAAGCTCCATGGGCGCACCCTCCGGCCGGCACTGGTAGGCGTGGCCAAAGCCCCTTAA